A stretch of DNA from Malus sylvestris chromosome 9, drMalSylv7.2, whole genome shotgun sequence:
TCTTACTGATTGACACAATTGAAACGAGGACCACTGAAACGCCCAAGCTAAGAAGATTGAAGCCACCATGATTTCTTAGAAATCGAGCCACACTTCAATAGACATGAGTTGCAGAACTCAACGAGTATTCCATCTGACACCCTTGTCTTCACAGATGGCAATATTCAGAAAGGGAGACGCTTTGGGGGCCTGATTGGTTTAGAACTTGAAGCTGAAGCTTTCCCAGAAAACGCATCTGGCCTCTTCACGGGAGGAGCACTGTATATACAGGGTAGATATGATCAGGGCAGGAGGTGAGTTTATACGTAGTTTTGTTAACTACAGGAATAGAACATCCAGTTTATCCGAAATTTTACCTGTAACTCTTCTGGAGTGCATTTCTCTTCATTGCTGCCAGATTTTTCACCTCATTACTGCTCAAAGGAAAAGGACAGGGGAGAAAGAGGTTAATATCTTGAAGGTCTATCTCAACAAGACTAATCAAGTACCCAACATCTTTGAACATAGCTTCGAGATAagtatcaaaccatttaatGATTTGCTAAATACgatataagaaaattaaaacaacaaagtaaaaggAAAACTCGAGGGTATAATTTCAGTTCACAAGCCCAAGGTGCATGTGACATGCCATACCAGGCATCATTCTCAAATACATATTACCTTTTCAGAAAATCTAGTTTCGCCTTCTTCATCAAGTTGCTCTTTCCAGTAACATTGTAGCCAGGCCCATTGCCTACAAAGAATTATCAGAAATGAAACACTTAATTGTTCATCCTATTTAATAATGTATTAGTCTTAGATAATCTAAAAGAGAACAGAAAAATTTACCCCAGCTTCTTTTATTGCTTGATGGTGGAACCTTTGTGCAAATTTGAACTTGCCGACTTTGTTTTCCTACAAAATTTGAATGGTTAGTAAGGTTAATCACGTATAAATCAGTATGCTGTTGCTCAGTTTGCTATAACACGCTGAGGAGGTGAACTTACGAGCATTTGCCTCTTGATATCGACTCTTCAACTTGTCAGCCATTAAATTTTCAGCCATATCAACTTCCTTTAACTTTGCCTGCAAGTGATACCATtaattctttatcttttttcCCTTATAAGTTATAAGAACAAGCATAAATCGGATCCAGAAATACTACATCAAGTACCCAAAATTAATGGGATTTGACTACggaaactaaaagaaaacaattttggtcaGACAGCTTGAGGAGAGTAGCAAACGCACCTCATACAATTGTATCCACCTGAACGCAACTTTCTTTTGCTTCATCCTTTCAATCACCTCATTCACCCTCTTAGTACCAAATTCCTTTTCATAGAATTTCTTCCACAACTTATCAGTAATTGGAGTCAAATCTCTACCCTACAAGaattaatttaaaaacatttcaGAACTTGTACTTACGGATCAcaaaaaacattcaaataagAACAATCTGGATCAACTTACTTTGGTACTCTTCTCTACATGCATCAACTGGTCCACCGTACAATGTGGTAGAATTCTCTTGAGAAGATGAGAATCGGTTTCACCAACATCCCCAAGGCGCCTTAAATTATCTATTGCTGTGTTAATGCACAGATCAACCAAAGATGGCGCTATTGCTTGCCCTTCATCACTTGAATAATCCTCATCCATATTGCCCGGTCACTTTCTAACCCGGTAGTGTCCCTAAGATCAATACATTAAGCagcaaattaaaattttacatcATCGTAAATACTTATTTGAAGTAGTAAGTATTCTGCATTGAACAAATAGAACTCATCTACACAGAATTTCCAGGATTTCGAGCAACCCGAAAAGGGTGTTGCTCGAAATCCTGGAAATTTATGAAGTTaaacccatttttacttatggCAGATTATAGGATTTATCATGTATCATCACCAAAtatacaaacaacaacaacaacaacaacaaagccttttcccactaagtggggtcggctatatgaatcctagaacgccattgcgctcggttttgtgtcatgtcctccgttagatcccagtactctaagtcttttcttagagtctcttccaaagttttcctaggtcttcctctaccccttcggccctgaacctctgtcccgtagtcacatcttcgaaccggagcgtcattcggccttctttgcacatgtccaaatcaccggagccgattttctctcatctttcctacaatttcggctactcctactttacctcggatatcctcattcccaatcttatcctttctcgtgtgcccacacatcccacgaagcatcctcatctccgctacacccattttgtgtacgtgttgatgcttcaccgcccaacattctgtgccatacaacatcgctggccttattgccgtcctataaaattttcccttgagcttcagtggcctacgacggtcacacaacacgccggatgcattcttacacttcatccatccagctcgtattctatggttgagatctccatctaattctccgttctcttgcaagatagatcctaggtagcgaaaacggtcgctttttgtgatcttcgctagattgctccggtcattagcgtggataagtatataaatggatagagataggaaagcaaacacaagatgtacgtggttcacccagattggctacgtccacggaatagaagagttctcattaattgtgaagggtttacacaagtacataggttcaagctctcctttagtgagtacaagtgaatgatttagtacaaatgacattaggaaatattgtgggagaatgatctcgtaatcacgaaacttctaagtatcggagtgtggtgtcgtcttgacttgccttatctgtctcataggtagatgtggcatcttctctggaagtactcttcctccatccaggggtggtatctttaactggtggagatgcacaaggtaatgtatcaatttcacttgaagcttacttgtagtttcaggcttggtcaagcgcgatacaaaccatgtagtaggagtcccccaagtcgccgagctagggggtctgctgaaagaggtgacagacaaggtaagcaatcagagctccgactgattgttcaccttctccccatcttgcagcagcatgaaggataaagagaagaaaaatgagaagagatgatatgagatacttttgcttttgaagaagtaactttccacaggcttattcttgaactgagctggagggttttctggtttcctccaaagtataaggccgactgaagaatttgagggtcaaaacaagtccatcaaatctagagtacgttccaccctgctgatatgggatacttttgcttttgacagagtaatggatgtatcggcacgtgtgctgttacgcttgtctccacatgcttccttgtatccttcgcacttgccctatctgttcctcaagcagatgcggaatcttccctggaaatataagatgttgaagatgagtactcgagagcaatgccaggtaagtaatcaggtaaggggttccaggcagtcagttcctggctggaagcttgattccaagtgctgactgattgctctctttctccttgtcttgcaggtaaaaacaaggccaaaggaaaagacagggaaaaagcatgatatgggatactcttgcttttaaccctgatgatatgagatattcttgctctagtatagcttgtttgcagaggtattatcggggggaaggaaagctgaatatttcgaaaggcttcgttgggagtgccctctcagatatgatgaagggttgagcatttttgcaggtctgcctgtctgttggggatggaggtcgacatatataggagtctccctaagaagtagtaatgctattcctttaccctgcttggtcatagcacggtagtgggagctgccagtttcacatgttttaactctgtcagagcactttgaaaaagtggtctgtgctatctggctctcgagattcggagaacgatgccttttcgatttttgagaaagcaatcatgctgggggtctggctctcgagattcggagagcagtgtctcttcgatttttgagaaagtaatcatgttgggagtttggctctcgagattcggagggcggtgcctcttcgattttggagcaagcaatctgttgggagtgttgtctcgaatgtgagtaaaggttgggcatgtttgctagtctaccttgccacgaagcacaaaggttgacacacaggga
This window harbors:
- the LOC126583231 gene encoding uncharacterized protein LOC126583231 produces the protein MDEDYSSDEGQAIAPSLVDLCINTAIDNLRRLGDVGETDSHLLKRILPHCTVDQLMHVEKSTKGRDLTPITDKLWKKFYEKEFGTKRVNEVIERMKQKKVAFRWIQLYEAKLKEVDMAENLMADKLKSRYQEANARKQSRQVQICTKVPPSSNKRSWGNGPGYNVTGKSNLMKKAKLDFLKSNEVKNLAAMKRNALQKSYSAPPVKRPDAFSGKASASSSKPIRPPKRLPF